From Thioalbus denitrificans, a single genomic window includes:
- a CDS encoding DesA family fatty acid desaturase, with protein sequence MLNGLLDLSLGGLIAATLLLTHVTIVAVTVFLHRHQAHRALTLHPVVSHFFRFWLWLTSGMVTREWVAVHRKHHAACETESDPHSPQVLGIRKVLWTGAEVYREATRDEAMLEQFGRGTPDDWIERNLYGRHSGLGIVLMLGLDLLLFGAAGITVWAVQMIWIPLFAAGVINGLGHWWGYRNFECPDASTNLVPWGILIGGEELHNNHHAHGGSARLSYHWWEFDIGWMYIRLFQALGLARVRNVSPQTVFRPGKMLPDVDTLGAVLSNRFQVLARYGREVALPVLREEMARADASVRGRLRQARAALVRDESLVSEEARRRLQAVLERSGELKVVYQFRERLQAVWNRSAASQKERLEALQEWCAQAEATGIQALQRFAARLRGYSLGSA encoded by the coding sequence ATACTGAACGGACTGCTCGACCTGTCCCTCGGCGGCCTCATCGCCGCCACCCTGCTGCTGACCCACGTGACCATCGTCGCCGTGACCGTCTTCCTGCACCGTCACCAGGCCCACCGGGCCCTGACCCTGCACCCGGTCGTGAGCCACTTCTTCCGTTTCTGGCTGTGGCTGACCAGCGGCATGGTGACCCGCGAATGGGTGGCGGTGCACCGCAAGCACCATGCCGCCTGCGAAACCGAGTCCGACCCCCACAGCCCGCAGGTGCTGGGCATCCGCAAGGTGCTGTGGACGGGGGCGGAGGTCTACCGCGAGGCCACCCGCGACGAGGCGATGCTGGAGCAGTTCGGCCGCGGCACCCCCGACGACTGGATCGAGCGCAACCTCTACGGCCGCCACAGCGGGCTGGGCATCGTGCTCATGCTTGGCCTCGATCTGCTGCTGTTCGGAGCGGCGGGCATCACCGTCTGGGCGGTACAGATGATCTGGATTCCGCTGTTCGCCGCCGGGGTCATCAACGGCCTGGGGCACTGGTGGGGCTACCGCAACTTCGAGTGCCCGGACGCCTCCACCAACCTGGTGCCCTGGGGCATCCTCATCGGCGGCGAGGAACTGCACAACAACCACCACGCCCACGGCGGCTCGGCCCGCCTCTCCTACCACTGGTGGGAGTTCGACATCGGCTGGATGTACATCCGCCTGTTCCAGGCCCTGGGGCTGGCCCGGGTCAGGAACGTCTCCCCGCAGACGGTGTTCCGGCCGGGGAAGATGCTGCCGGACGTGGACACCCTGGGCGCGGTGCTGAGCAACCGCTTCCAGGTGCTGGCCCGGTACGGGCGCGAGGTGGCCCTGCCGGTGCTGCGCGAGGAGATGGCCCGGGCGGACGCCTCCGTGCGCGGCCGGCTGCGCCAGGCCCGCGCGGCTCTGGTGCGGGACGAATCCCTGGTGAGCGAGGAGGCACGCCGGCGCCTGCAGGCGGTGCTCGAGCGCAGCGGCGAGCTGAAGGTGGTGTACCAGTTCCGCGAACGGCTGCAGGCGGTGTGGAACCGCTCGGCCGCCTCCCAGAAGGAGCGCCTGGAGGCGCTCCAGGAGTGGTGCGCCCAGGCCGAGGCGACCGGCATCCAGGCGCTGCAGCGGTTCGCCGCCCGGCTGCGCGGCTACTCCCTGGGGTCGGCCTGA
- the dut gene encoding dUTP diphosphatase has protein sequence MREIELKVLDPRVGEAFPLPEHATDGAAGVDLRACLDMPLTLHPGETRLIGTGIAIHIGDKGLAAVLLPRSGLGHKHGIVLGNLVGLIDSDYQGEVMVSCWNRGEDTFTIQPGERIAQMVFVPVVQARFRVVGEFESSERGGGGFGSSGRH, from the coding sequence ATGCGCGAGATTGAACTGAAGGTGCTGGACCCGCGGGTGGGCGAGGCGTTTCCGTTGCCGGAGCACGCCACGGACGGCGCCGCCGGCGTGGATCTCCGGGCCTGCCTGGATATGCCGCTCACCCTCCACCCCGGCGAGACCCGCCTCATCGGCACGGGCATCGCCATCCATATCGGCGACAAGGGGCTGGCGGCGGTGCTGCTGCCCCGCTCCGGGCTGGGCCACAAGCACGGAATCGTGCTCGGCAACCTGGTGGGTCTCATCGATTCGGACTACCAGGGCGAGGTGATGGTCTCCTGCTGGAACCGGGGGGAGGACACCTTCACCATCCAGCCCGGCGAGCGCATCGCGCAGATGGTCTTCGTTCCCGTGGTGCAGGCCCGGTTCCGGGTGGTGGGCGAGTTCGAGTCCAGCGAGCGCGGCGGTGGCGGTTTCGGCAGTTCCGGCCGGCACTGA
- the argB gene encoding acetylglutamate kinase, which translates to MTLNVEAAMNVAKVLTEALPYIQRFIGRTMVIKYGGNAMVDERLKTGFARDVVLMKTVGMNPVVVHGGGPQIGDLLKRIGKQSEFVQGMRVTDRETMDVVEMVLGGQVNKDIVNLINRCGGRAVGLTGKDGDLIRARKMTLTRNAPELNAPEIIDIGHVGEVASIDTGVVDMLVHGDFIPVIAPIGVGEDGLSYNINADLVAGRMAEVLGAEKLILLTNAPGLMDAEGKVLTGLSTSRVNELIADGTIHGGMLPKIRCALEAVQSGVRSAHIIDGRVEHSVLLEVFTDEGIGTLIQGR; encoded by the coding sequence ATGACATTGAATGTTGAAGCGGCCATGAACGTGGCCAAGGTCCTCACCGAGGCGCTGCCCTACATCCAGCGCTTCATCGGCCGGACCATGGTGATCAAGTACGGCGGCAACGCGATGGTGGACGAGCGCCTGAAGACCGGTTTCGCCCGCGACGTGGTGCTGATGAAGACGGTGGGCATGAACCCCGTGGTGGTGCACGGCGGCGGTCCCCAGATCGGCGATCTGCTCAAGCGCATCGGCAAGCAGAGCGAGTTCGTCCAGGGCATGCGGGTCACCGACCGCGAGACCATGGACGTGGTGGAAATGGTGCTGGGCGGCCAGGTGAACAAGGACATCGTCAACCTGATCAACCGCTGCGGCGGACGCGCCGTGGGGCTGACCGGGAAGGACGGCGACCTGATCCGGGCCCGGAAGATGACCCTGACCCGCAACGCGCCGGAACTGAATGCCCCCGAGATCATCGACATCGGCCACGTGGGCGAGGTGGCCAGCATCGACACCGGCGTGGTGGACATGCTGGTGCACGGGGACTTCATCCCGGTCATCGCGCCCATCGGGGTGGGTGAGGACGGGCTCTCCTACAACATCAATGCCGACCTGGTGGCCGGCAGGATGGCCGAGGTGCTGGGCGCCGAGAAACTGATCCTGCTGACCAACGCCCCGGGGCTGATGGACGCCGAGGGCAAGGTGCTCACCGGCCTGTCCACCAGCCGGGTGAACGAGCTCATCGCCGACGGCACCATCCATGGCGGGATGCTGCCGAAGATCCGCTGCGCGCTGGAGGCGGTGCAGTCCGGCGTGCGCTCGGCCCACATCATCGACGGCCGGGTGGAGCACTCCGTGCTGCTGGAGGTCTTCACCGACGAGGGCATCGGCACCCTGATCCAGGGCCGCTGA
- the rpmG gene encoding 50S ribosomal protein L33 codes for MAKSARDKIKLVSSAETGHFYTTTKNKKTTPNKLEMKKYDPVVRKHVLYKEAKIK; via the coding sequence ATGGCAAAATCCGCTCGCGACAAGATCAAGCTGGTGTCCAGCGCCGAGACCGGTCACTTCTACACGACCACCAAGAACAAGAAGACCACGCCCAACAAGCTGGAAATGAAGAAGTACGATCCGGTGGTGCGCAAGCACGTGCTCTACAAGGAAGCGAAGATCAAGTAA
- the pyrE gene encoding orotate phosphoribosyltransferase, whose product MEAYQREFLQFAIDQKVLRFGEFTLKSGRKSPYFFNAGLFNSGGALARLGRFYAAALEASGVAVDMLFGPAYKGIPLAAACAIALADHHGRDLPWAFNRKEAKDHGEGGSTVGAPLAGRVLIVDDVITAGTAVRESMAILEAAGARPAGVLIALDRQERGQGAESAIQEVERTYGIPVVSIVRLEHLVRFLEEQPGNGELVERVSAYRAEYGAA is encoded by the coding sequence ATGGAAGCCTACCAGAGAGAATTCCTGCAGTTCGCCATCGACCAGAAGGTGCTGCGCTTCGGCGAGTTCACCCTCAAGTCCGGCCGCAAGAGCCCCTATTTCTTCAATGCCGGCCTGTTCAACAGCGGCGGCGCCCTGGCCCGCCTCGGCCGCTTCTACGCCGCGGCCCTGGAGGCCAGCGGGGTGGCGGTGGACATGCTCTTCGGACCCGCCTACAAGGGCATCCCCCTGGCGGCGGCCTGCGCCATCGCGCTGGCCGATCACCACGGCCGCGACCTGCCCTGGGCCTTCAACCGCAAGGAGGCCAAGGACCACGGCGAGGGCGGCAGCACGGTGGGCGCGCCGCTCGCCGGGCGGGTCCTGATCGTGGACGATGTCATCACCGCCGGCACCGCGGTGCGTGAGTCCATGGCCATCCTCGAGGCCGCCGGCGCCCGTCCGGCCGGGGTGCTCATCGCGCTGGACCGCCAGGAGCGGGGCCAGGGCGCGGAGTCGGCCATCCAGGAGGTGGAGCGCACCTACGGCATCCCGGTGGTGAGCATCGTCCGCCTCGAGCACCTGGTGCGCTTCCTCGAGGAGCAGCCCGGCAACGGGGAGCTGGTGGAGCGGGTCAGCGCCTATCGCGCCGAGTACGGTGCCGCCTGA
- the slmA gene encoding nucleoid occlusion factor SlmA: protein MARPNSSPRRQQILEALAHMLETHPGERITTAALAAEVGVSEAALYRHFPSKARMYEDLIAFIEETVFSRVGIILAEEPEAADRCEKVLSLLLAFSARNPGITRLLTGDALTGETARLRERVAQFFARVETQLKQILREGEMRSGAALPVAVPVAAGLLLAAAEGRLRQFVRSGFERPPTEGWPEQWAVLARGVFSA, encoded by the coding sequence ATGGCCAGACCGAACAGCTCTCCGCGCCGGCAGCAGATCCTGGAGGCGCTCGCGCACATGCTGGAGACCCATCCGGGCGAGCGCATCACCACCGCCGCGCTGGCCGCGGAGGTGGGCGTCTCCGAGGCGGCGCTCTACCGCCACTTCCCCAGCAAGGCGCGCATGTACGAGGACCTCATCGCCTTCATCGAGGAGACGGTCTTCAGCCGGGTGGGGATCATTCTCGCCGAGGAGCCGGAGGCGGCGGATCGCTGCGAGAAGGTGCTGTCCCTGCTGCTGGCCTTCTCCGCCCGCAACCCGGGCATCACCCGGCTGCTCACCGGCGATGCCCTGACCGGGGAGACCGCGCGCCTGCGCGAGCGGGTGGCGCAGTTCTTCGCCCGGGTGGAGACGCAGCTCAAGCAGATCCTGCGGGAGGGGGAGATGCGCTCGGGGGCGGCCCTGCCGGTGGCGGTTCCGGTGGCGGCGGGCCTGCTGCTGGCCGCGGCGGAGGGTCGGCTGCGCCAGTTCGTGCGCAGCGGGTTCGAGCGCCCGCCCACCGAGGGCTGGCCGGAGCAGTGGGCGGTGCTCGCCCGCGGGGTGTTCAGCGCTTGA
- the radC gene encoding RadC family protein yields MAITDWPAAERPRERLLGLGAGALSDAELLAIFLRTGVAGKTAVDLARDLLAEFGGLRPLLTADARSFCRARGLGPAKYAQLQAVLEMGRRHLHETLARGEPLTSPATTRRYLAARLRDHPHEVFACLFLDNRHRLIAYEELFRGTIDGASVHPREVVRRSLALNAAALILAHNHPSGVAEPSTADAGITRRLRDALALVDVRVLDHVIVGDGECVSLAERGLV; encoded by the coding sequence ATGGCCATTACCGACTGGCCTGCGGCCGAACGGCCGCGGGAGCGGCTGCTGGGGCTCGGAGCGGGCGCCCTGTCCGACGCCGAGCTGCTGGCGATCTTTCTGCGCACCGGGGTGGCGGGCAAGACCGCGGTGGACCTGGCGCGGGACCTGCTGGCGGAGTTCGGCGGGCTGCGCCCCCTGCTCACCGCCGATGCCCGCAGCTTCTGCCGGGCCCGGGGACTGGGCCCGGCCAAGTACGCCCAGCTGCAGGCGGTGCTGGAGATGGGGCGGCGGCACCTGCACGAGACCCTGGCCCGGGGCGAGCCGCTGACCAGCCCGGCGACGACCCGCCGCTACCTGGCGGCGCGCCTGCGCGACCATCCCCACGAGGTCTTCGCCTGCCTGTTCCTGGACAACCGCCACCGCCTCATCGCCTACGAGGAGCTGTTCCGCGGCACCATCGACGGGGCCAGCGTGCACCCCCGCGAGGTGGTCCGCCGCTCCCTGGCCCTGAACGCCGCGGCCCTGATCCTGGCCCACAACCACCCCTCGGGCGTGGCCGAGCCCAGCACCGCCGACGCCGGCATCACCCGCCGGCTGCGCGACGCGCTGGCGCTGGTGGACGTGCGGGTGCTCGACCATGTCATCGTCGGCGACGGCGAGTGCGTCTCCCTGGCCGAGCGGGGCCTGGTGTGA
- a CDS encoding DUF4124 domain-containing protein — MLQRNLPPLVLFLALALAAATGVQAAGQQRFYRYQDDQGVTVLNNTIPPEYVSRGYEVVDAHGRVVETVPPAKSAEEIAAETAARERREAEQREAERQAREQAQKDQRLLITYVSESDLIAMRDSKLAVLESQIHLAEEKIGRLREQLQQQQAAAANHERAGRTVPGNLLADIASTRQQITDNRNFMEERRRQRTELETQFAADLERYRELRALPEARQRALKRGEAPTLKR, encoded by the coding sequence ATGTTGCAGCGTAACCTTCCGCCCCTGGTCCTGTTCCTGGCGCTCGCCCTGGCGGCGGCCACGGGGGTCCAGGCCGCGGGGCAGCAGCGCTTCTACCGCTACCAGGACGATCAGGGCGTCACGGTCCTGAACAACACCATTCCGCCCGAGTACGTGAGCCGGGGCTACGAGGTGGTGGACGCCCATGGCCGGGTGGTGGAGACGGTGCCACCGGCCAAGTCGGCGGAGGAGATCGCCGCCGAGACGGCGGCCCGGGAGCGACGCGAGGCGGAGCAGCGGGAGGCCGAGCGCCAGGCCCGGGAACAGGCGCAGAAGGATCAGCGGCTGCTCATCACCTACGTCAGCGAGAGCGACCTCATCGCCATGCGCGACAGCAAGCTGGCCGTGCTGGAGAGCCAGATTCACCTGGCGGAGGAGAAGATCGGGCGGTTGCGGGAACAACTGCAGCAGCAGCAGGCCGCGGCGGCGAACCACGAGCGCGCCGGACGGACGGTGCCCGGGAACCTGCTGGCCGACATCGCCAGCACCCGCCAGCAGATCACCGACAACCGCAACTTCATGGAGGAACGCCGCCGGCAGCGGACCGAGCTGGAGACGCAGTTCGCCGCCGACCTGGAGCGCTACCGCGAGCTCAGGGCGCTCCCGGAGGCACGGCAGCGGGCCCTGAAGCGGGGCGAGGCGCCGACGCTCAAGCGCTGA
- the coaBC gene encoding bifunctional phosphopantothenoylcysteine decarboxylase/phosphopantothenate--cysteine ligase CoaBC encodes MSELAHKRILLGVTGGIAAYKSAELVRRLRDAGAEVRVAMTAAAQAFVTPLTFQALSGHRVHTTLLDTEAEAAMGHIELARWADAVLVAPASADFMARLAHGLADDLLATLCLATAAPIVLAPAMNRQMWAAEATRDNAVCLARRGVRLLGPAAGGQACGETGPGRMLEPRELVRGLAELWGPRPLAGRRAVVTAGPTREALDPVRYLSNRSSGKMGYAVAAAAAAAGAEVVLVSGPVALAPPPGVRRVEVTSAAEMLDAVLAEVAGADLFIATAAVADYRPAVSADRKIKKDSERMELVLERNPDILATVAALPERPFCVGFAAETHDVIGYARGKLEAKGLDLVAANAVGEGQGFDRDDNTLTVLWPGGERALGSGSKRELARALMDIICERLHARD; translated from the coding sequence ATGTCCGAACTTGCCCACAAGCGCATCCTGCTCGGTGTCACCGGGGGCATCGCCGCCTACAAGAGCGCCGAGCTGGTGCGGCGGCTGCGCGACGCCGGGGCCGAGGTGCGGGTGGCGATGACGGCGGCGGCCCAGGCCTTCGTCACCCCGCTCACCTTCCAGGCGCTCTCCGGCCACCGGGTGCACACCACCCTGCTCGATACCGAGGCCGAGGCGGCCATGGGCCACATCGAGCTGGCCCGCTGGGCCGACGCGGTGCTGGTGGCGCCGGCCAGCGCAGACTTCATGGCCCGGCTGGCCCACGGGCTGGCCGACGACCTGCTCGCCACCCTCTGTCTCGCCACCGCCGCGCCCATCGTGCTGGCGCCGGCCATGAACCGGCAGATGTGGGCCGCGGAGGCCACCCGGGACAACGCGGTATGCCTGGCCCGGCGCGGCGTGCGGCTGCTGGGGCCGGCCGCGGGGGGGCAGGCCTGCGGCGAGACCGGTCCCGGGCGGATGCTCGAGCCCCGGGAGCTGGTCCGGGGGCTGGCGGAGCTCTGGGGGCCGCGGCCTCTTGCCGGGCGCCGGGCGGTGGTGACCGCGGGGCCCACCCGCGAAGCCCTGGACCCGGTCCGCTACCTGAGCAACCGCAGCTCCGGGAAGATGGGCTACGCGGTGGCCGCCGCGGCGGCGGCGGCCGGCGCCGAGGTGGTGCTGGTGAGCGGCCCCGTTGCGCTTGCACCGCCGCCGGGCGTGCGGCGGGTGGAGGTGACCAGCGCCGCGGAGATGCTGGATGCGGTGCTCGCCGAGGTGGCCGGCGCCGATCTCTTCATCGCCACCGCCGCGGTGGCCGACTACCGCCCGGCCGTATCCGCCGATCGGAAGATCAAGAAGGACAGTGAGCGGATGGAGCTGGTACTGGAGCGCAACCCGGACATCCTGGCCACGGTGGCGGCCTTGCCGGAGCGGCCCTTTTGCGTGGGTTTCGCCGCCGAGACCCACGATGTGATCGGCTATGCCCGCGGCAAGCTGGAGGCCAAGGGGCTGGACCTCGTCGCCGCCAACGCCGTGGGCGAGGGGCAGGGCTTCGATCGTGACGACAACACCCTGACGGTGCTCTGGCCGGGGGGAGAGCGGGCACTCGGTTCCGGCAGCAAGCGCGAGCTGGCCCGGGCGCTCATGGACATCATCTGCGAGAGACTGCATGCGCGAGATTGA
- a CDS encoding phosphomannomutase/phosphoglucomutase, with protein sequence MLLPPAFILLAVLAGTAFVLDRLLAPQETAEVDARDAVVADTFADRVNGVVDSRLELLRLAAGEPGLPALVAAGDRAALAAREQSLAARFPGARRVRLLPPGLDDPEAAPGGSLGFAALALARQAADRGTALIEAHHGDGGMQLNLAAPLPAGSGVLLATLDMAVLQQALDGAPKAGGVVRLVQRVGSQEVILARHGEAGEPQGRPAYALDLGARGWQVQYWPPAAAGIDLGLPPRLLLWLVVGGMALVLLLVVLNTVRRLGSALNADLDTLMRWAERYVGGESEVAVPAFRLARSREVAETWGPGFTRLLTQRRAAPPPRAQAPEAPAPSPPAVEPVTADVEPEPAGAVAVGAAGMDPAIFRAYDIRGVVGESLTVEGAERIGRAIGTAALEQGEEGVVVGRDGRLSGPDLAAALRHGLQQTGLNVIDVGVVPTPALYFATHTVGYSSGVMVTGSHNPPEYNGMKIVLAGETLSGEAIQDLRRRVAQGEFVDGEGAFEERDILSDYGRAIEEDIGLARSLKVVVDCGNGAAATVAPRLIRALGCEVIELFCEVDGRFPNHHPDPGQPRNLQDLIDAVTLNGADLGLAFDGDGDRLGVVDSDGTIIWPDRQMMLFAADVLSRNPGADIVYDVKCTRHLGRVIAEHSGRPVMYKTGHSLIKARMQETGALLAGEMSGHIFFRERWYGFDDAIYAAGRLLEILSLDPRPTAVIFGELPDALSTPELNAPIADGEKFAFMQRLVEQARFEGGEVNTIDGVRVDFEDGWGLVRPSNTMPSLVLRFEADNELALARIQELFRQRLLAVKPDLELPF encoded by the coding sequence TTGCTGCTGCCCCCGGCGTTCATCCTGCTCGCGGTGCTGGCCGGGACCGCCTTCGTGCTCGACCGCCTGCTGGCCCCGCAGGAGACCGCGGAGGTCGACGCCCGCGATGCCGTCGTGGCCGACACCTTCGCCGACCGGGTGAACGGGGTGGTCGACAGCCGGCTGGAGCTGCTGCGCCTGGCGGCGGGCGAACCCGGCCTGCCGGCGCTCGTCGCCGCCGGTGACCGGGCGGCCCTCGCCGCCCGGGAGCAGTCGCTGGCGGCGCGGTTCCCCGGCGCCCGGCGCGTGCGGCTGCTGCCGCCGGGGCTGGACGATCCGGAAGCGGCGCCGGGCGGGAGCCTGGGCTTCGCCGCGCTGGCGCTGGCGCGCCAGGCCGCTGATCGGGGCACCGCGCTCATCGAGGCCCACCACGGCGACGGGGGGATGCAGCTCAATCTCGCCGCCCCCCTGCCCGCCGGTTCCGGCGTGCTGCTCGCCACCCTCGACATGGCGGTCCTGCAGCAGGCCCTGGACGGGGCGCCGAAGGCCGGTGGCGTCGTCCGGCTGGTCCAGCGGGTGGGCAGCCAGGAGGTGATCCTGGCGCGGCACGGGGAGGCCGGGGAACCCCAGGGGCGCCCGGCCTACGCCCTCGACCTGGGGGCGCGCGGCTGGCAGGTCCAGTACTGGCCGCCGGCCGCGGCAGGGATCGATCTCGGCCTGCCGCCGCGGCTGCTGCTGTGGCTGGTGGTGGGCGGAATGGCGTTGGTCCTGTTGCTGGTGGTTCTCAACACCGTGCGGCGACTCGGCTCGGCGCTCAATGCCGATCTGGATACGCTGATGCGCTGGGCGGAGCGCTACGTGGGCGGCGAGAGCGAAGTGGCGGTGCCGGCGTTCCGGCTGGCCCGGAGCCGGGAAGTGGCTGAGACCTGGGGTCCCGGCTTCACCCGCCTGCTGACCCAGCGCCGTGCCGCTCCGCCGCCACGGGCACAGGCGCCGGAGGCGCCTGCGCCATCTCCCCCAGCGGTCGAGCCGGTCACCGCCGACGTCGAGCCCGAACCTGCCGGCGCGGTGGCGGTCGGGGCCGCCGGGATGGACCCGGCCATTTTCCGGGCCTATGACATCCGTGGCGTAGTCGGTGAGAGCCTGACGGTCGAGGGGGCCGAGCGCATCGGCCGGGCCATCGGCACCGCCGCGCTGGAACAGGGCGAGGAGGGCGTCGTCGTGGGCCGCGACGGGCGCCTCTCGGGCCCCGACCTGGCGGCGGCGCTGAGACACGGGCTGCAGCAGACGGGGCTGAACGTCATCGATGTGGGCGTGGTGCCCACGCCCGCGCTCTACTTCGCCACCCATACCGTGGGCTACAGCTCCGGGGTCATGGTGACCGGCAGCCACAATCCGCCCGAGTACAACGGCATGAAGATCGTGCTGGCCGGCGAGACCCTGAGCGGCGAGGCGATCCAGGACCTGCGCCGGCGGGTGGCGCAGGGCGAGTTCGTCGACGGGGAGGGTGCCTTCGAGGAGCGGGACATCCTCTCCGACTACGGGCGGGCCATCGAGGAGGACATCGGCCTGGCGCGCTCCCTGAAGGTGGTGGTGGACTGCGGCAACGGTGCCGCCGCGACGGTGGCCCCGCGGCTGATCCGGGCGCTGGGCTGCGAGGTCATCGAGCTGTTCTGCGAGGTGGATGGCCGCTTTCCCAACCACCATCCGGATCCGGGCCAGCCGCGCAACCTGCAGGACCTCATCGACGCGGTGACGCTGAACGGGGCCGACCTGGGGCTCGCTTTCGACGGCGACGGCGACCGGCTGGGGGTGGTCGACTCGGACGGGACCATCATCTGGCCCGACCGGCAGATGATGCTTTTCGCCGCCGATGTGCTGAGCCGCAATCCGGGGGCGGACATCGTCTACGACGTCAAGTGCACGCGCCATCTCGGCCGGGTCATCGCCGAGCACAGCGGGCGCCCGGTGATGTACAAGACCGGCCACTCCCTCATCAAGGCCCGCATGCAGGAGACCGGTGCGCTGCTGGCCGGGGAGATGAGCGGCCACATCTTCTTCCGCGAGCGCTGGTACGGCTTCGACGACGCGATTTACGCCGCCGGCCGGCTGCTGGAGATACTGAGCCTCGATCCGCGGCCGACCGCCGTGATCTTCGGCGAGCTGCCCGATGCGCTGAGCACGCCGGAGCTCAACGCCCCCATCGCCGACGGGGAGAAGTTCGCCTTCATGCAGCGGCTGGTGGAGCAGGCGCGCTTCGAGGGCGGGGAGGTGAACACCATCGACGGGGTGCGGGTGGACTTCGAGGATGGCTGGGGCCTGGTGCGCCCCTCCAATACCATGCCCAGCCTGGTGCTGCGCTTCGAGGCCGACAACGAACTGGCCCTGGCGCGCATCCAGGAGCTGTTCCGCCAGCGGCTGCTGGCGGTCAAGCCCGACCTGGAGCTGCCGTTCTAG
- the rpmB gene encoding 50S ribosomal protein L28 — translation MSRVCQVTGKRPVAGNNVSHAHNKTRRRFLPNLHDRRFWVESEKRWVSLRVSGKGLRIIDKKGIDAVLTDLRARGEKV, via the coding sequence ATGTCCAGAGTTTGTCAGGTCACCGGCAAGCGCCCGGTGGCAGGGAACAACGTTTCCCACGCCCACAACAAGACCCGTCGCCGTTTTCTGCCCAACCTGCACGATCGCCGGTTCTGGGTCGAGAGCGAGAAGCGCTGGGTGAGCCTGCGCGTCTCCGGCAAGGGCCTGCGCATCATCGACAAGAAGGGCATCGACGCGGTCCTCACCGACCTGCGCGCCCGCGGTGAGAAGGTCTAA
- the rph gene encoding ribonuclease PH, whose translation MRPSGRAPDELRPITITRHYTKHAEGSVLVEFGDTKVICTASVEERVPPFLRNAGRGWVTAEYSMLPRATTSRGGREAARGRQGGRTLEIQRLIGRSLRACVDTEALGERTVTLDCDVIQADGGTRTASITGAYVALRDAVAWLRGRKLLRRDPLHGYLASVSVGIYQGVPVLDLDYAEDCNAETDMNVVMNDQGAFIEVQGTAEGHAFRREELDSMLDLARSGIADLIEHQKAALAAD comes from the coding sequence ATGCGACCCAGTGGACGCGCGCCGGACGAGCTTCGCCCCATCACCATCACCCGCCACTACACCAAGCATGCCGAGGGCTCGGTGCTGGTGGAGTTCGGCGACACCAAGGTGATCTGCACCGCGAGCGTGGAGGAGCGGGTGCCGCCGTTCCTGCGCAACGCGGGCCGCGGCTGGGTGACCGCCGAGTACAGCATGCTGCCGCGGGCCACCACCTCCCGCGGCGGCCGCGAGGCGGCCCGCGGCCGCCAGGGCGGGCGGACGCTGGAGATCCAGCGCCTCATCGGCCGCTCGCTGCGGGCCTGCGTGGACACCGAGGCCCTGGGCGAGCGCACCGTCACGCTGGACTGCGACGTGATCCAGGCCGACGGCGGCACCCGCACCGCCTCCATCACCGGCGCCTACGTGGCGCTGCGCGACGCGGTGGCCTGGCTGCGCGGGCGCAAGCTCCTGCGCCGGGATCCGCTGCACGGCTACCTCGCCTCGGTGTCGGTGGGCATCTACCAGGGCGTGCCGGTGCTGGATCTCGACTACGCCGAGGACTGCAACGCCGAGACCGACATGAACGTGGTGATGAACGACCAGGGCGCCTTCATCGAGGTGCAGGGTACCGCCGAGGGCCACGCCTTCCGGCGCGAGGAGCTGGATTCCATGCTGGATCTGGCCCGCTCCGGCATCGCGGATCTCATCGAGCACCAGAAGGCGGCCCTGGCGGCGGACTGA